The DNA window GGCGTTGCTCGCCGCCGCCGTCACGCAGCACCCCCGCCCCTCGCGCATGCGGGTCACAATCCACTGAACGATGCGCCGAACATCACGAATCGCTATGAATTCGGGCCGGGGAAAGCCCGGCCCGGCGAGCTTGCCCGTGAGCACAATGAGATACGTGGTCAGGTAATGGTGGAGATTTCTGGAGCCCGGCACGACGCGCGCGAACCAACGCTCCGCGGCCACGCCGAGCTTGTTGTAAATCAGCAAATTGTTCACTCCGCCTGCGCCCGGCAGGATGCCGTCGTACATGGCGTGCGAGCGGGAAAAGAGACCGTGAGCGTGAAAGAATAGGCAGGTCACGAGCGCGCGCTCGGCGAGCCAGGCGAGCGATACGAACGTCGGCACGGGTCGATTTCTCGTGCCGCTGCTCTGCGTGGTGAACCCCGGCGACAAGGCGGGCGTGGCAAAATCGGCCGGAGAGACGCGAAAGGATATCTTGCCGCGCGCGACGTCTTGCTTACCCTTGAACTCCTCGGAAGTGAGGTAGACGCCTTCGCCAGCCAGCCGCTCCAAGGTTGCTTCCAGTCCATGCCGGCGCACGTGGGCTTCGATGTCGGAATAGTCGCAGCCCGCGTTTTTAAGCAGCTTGAGGTATGGGCTCGTCGGCTGCCAGTAGATCCTCTCGCGAGCCAGCGCGAGAAAATTTTCCTCTCTATGGGCCAGCGCTCGTTTGATCTCCTCTTCGGCGCGCGGCACGCCGACCCGCCGCTTGAAGAATTCCGGCAGAGAAAGAACGAACTCGCAGGTCTGGCTGATCCGCCGGTAATAGTCGGTTAAGGAACGGCCCTGCATCGGTGAGTTGAAAGCCGGCGCTAAGGTCGGATCAGCGCCTTGGTGGGATAAAGTTCGGGGATCTCGCCGCCCACGGCGCGTATGCAGCGCTCGGTCTCTTCGAGGGTAAAAACGTGGCTGACCATTTCTTGAACCGGGAATTTCGTCGCTTCGAGGAGCCGCATGGTCGCCTCGACGGCGTCGTTGTCGGCGGTGAACGCGCCTTGGAGCCGGATCTCGCTCCAGACGATTTTGTCCATCATCATGGGAGTAACCGTACCGTCTCCGGTGAGGCCCGCGAGGACCATCGTGCCTTGCCGCCGGACGCACTCGACCGAAGTTTGGATCGCCTTCGGATTTCCCGACACGTCCACGACCACGTCGGCCATCGCGCCGCCGGTTTCGGCGCGCACGACCTCGACGACGTTTTCTTTCTCGACGTTGATTGTCCGATGCGCGCCGAAGCGCTCGGCGAGCTGAAGGCGCGCGGCGTCTCTGCCGATTCCCGTGATCATGATCCGCGCCGCGCCGGCCTGGCGCGCGGCGAAGGCGCAGGCGAGCCCCTGCTGGCCGGGTCCCTGGATAAGAACGTAATCGCCCATCTTGACGCCGCCGTGGCGCACGGTCCACTGAAAGCCGTTCGCCATCACGGCGCCGACGAGCACCGCGGCTTCCGGCAAAAGATCGTCGCTCACGCGCGTCGCCAGCACGTCGGGCGCGAGATAAACGTAATCGGCGAAGCCGCCGAAGAGATGCGGCGGCTTGGCCGAGGTCGTCCTGCCGCCGTAGTTCGTGCGCTTCTTGCAAAAGCGTCCCGCGCCGCGCCGGCAATCGGCGCACCGGCCGCAGCCCAGCGCGCCCTTGAGAATAATGCGGTCGCCTTCCTTGAGGCCGTGGATCGAAGCCGCCGCGCGGCCGAGCTTGGCGACGCGGCCGAGAATTTCATGGCCGAGAATGATCGGCAGCGGCAGCTCGATCCTGCCGTGAAAATATTTGACGTCCGAGCCGCAGACTCCGGCCCGCTCCACGGCGATCAACCCGCCGTCCGGCGGGATGTGGGGAACGGGGTATTCGCGGATTTCGATTTTGTCCGGCGCCAGCAATGTCACGCCGCGAGATGTTTCAGCCATAAAAAGCTCTTGGAATAATGGAGTGGTGGAGTATTGGACTGTTGGGCTCGGAATTTTGCATTACTCCATGACTCCATTACTCCAGGGGTTTATTTTTTCAGTCCGTATTCTTTCGTCAGCTTGTCGATGAAGCCGCTCTCGTCCAGTTCCTTGACCAGACTCGAGTCCGCAAAGCGCTCCGGCGGCTCTTTCAGTACCTTCGGGTCTTTTCTGCCGACTTCCTGAATCGGCAGCGCGAAATATTCCTTGGCCGGATACGGCTTCAATGGAAAGTCGTACTCGCGGAAGTTTTCTTCGAGGACGTCGCGGTCGCCGACCTTCATATACTTAGCCAGCACCTTCAGGCTGTACTCTTTATTGGCGAGATAATAGTGAACGCCCTCGATCAGGGCGCGGAGATAGTTGCGGAGGTCGTCGCGATTTTTGCTGAGATTCGATCTACGCGTTACCATGAAAAGACTGGAATAGGGGATCTCGAGCTTGGCCGCATCGATCAAAAGTGGGAATCCCATTTTTCGCGCCTGCAGCGTCAGGGGCGGCGTAAGTATCGCCGCGTCGGCCCTTCCGGTTTCGATGGCGGCGATCCGGTTCGATTGGTTGCCGAACTGCAAGAAAGCGACATCGGTGTCCGGCTTGAGGCCCGCCCGTTCGACCAAATAGCGGCCGGCGAAATCGGCGTTGCTGGCGAAGCGGCTGATGGCGAGACTCTTGATCTGCTTGATGTTGGTGATCCCCTTGCGGCCGAAGATGCGGTTATCCATCGAGTTTCCCAAGCGGGCGATCATGACGAGATCGAGTCCCTGCATGCTGCTGGTCACGACCACCTACGGCGAGAAAGCTCCCACCTGCGCGTCGCCCGAAATCAGCGCGGCGGCCGCGGAGCTGGCCCCCTGGATGAAGATAAGCTGCGCCTGGTTGCCGTACTTCTCGAAAAGCTTTGCTTCCTTCGTAACCCAGAGCGGCGCGAACAGTCCCACTTCGCTCGTCCACACAACGTTCATCTGCGCAGCCGGGAGCAGGCTCGGAAGCAGCGGAAACGCTAAAAGCGAGAGCAAGGTCAACAGAGTGAACTTGTGTTTCATAATTCCGCCTTTCTTTAGCTATGGGTCGGCATCTTTCGCTTCCGGGCGGAGCCTAGCCGATGACGGCTGAAGCTGTCAACTTAGATGAGGTCCGGCCTGGACGGGCGAGCGTGTTGGCGTTGGAATCGGAGGTGTAAGTCTTATAGACAGAAACGACTTCCTGACGGTCGGCAATTTCCCAGAAGGCTTCTGGAAAATCTGCGGGACGCAGTCTTTCCCGCCCCGGAACTCTGCCGGATTTCAGCGGAGCGTTCACCACAATAAGTCAACAGTCAGGCCGACCCCGATCACGATCACCGATCATGAGCCCGATTAGGCCGACTTTTTAGGCATTAGTTCCGAACTGACTCACCAGCCCCGCTAGTGTCATGTTCTCAGCGATCGCGTCGTGTGGAATCAGCGCGTACTTCCATGCCTTGCCGCCGTTTTGTTGGTTGTGGTTGCTGGCAAGCGCGCACCATCGAACCGCCGCATCCTTCTTTGCCAGTACAACACGATCGTTCATTTGATTCCTGGCTTTGGATTCCAACATGTAAGTCGCTTCCGCATTTTCGGCGACGAAGTCAGGCTGATACGACGGTTGCTCGGCACCATCGCGGTAATAGATCTGAAATTGATCCCTTGCAGGCTTGAACCACCTGAGCGAGTCACGATCAAGAATCAATGCTAGGCGACGCTCGGTGTCGGATTGGAACTTCTCCTCGGTGTAGAGACATCGCCTGAAACCATCGAACAGGCATCGGTCAATATGGCTCAAATCTGGCGGCGGCTGATGAAAATCAAGCGGTGGCTCTCCGGCCACTTGTGTATATGATCGCCGTTTGAGTTCAGTGAAGCCTGCGCTGACCTTTGTTTCGTAGTCAGCTTTGTCTTCCCAGAAGTGGTCTTGCATCTGAGCATGAATAAACCGTGCGATGTCGCGTTGATGACAGCGCAGGACCTTCCGAGTTTCTTCTTCCGAGAGATACGTCCGAAAATGTCGTACGGTCTGGGCCGCCAGGTCGTAGAGCAGGTCCGCGTGCTCGTCGTAGGAGATATCGTCGAAATCCACTAAACCGCTGACAACAAAATCTTCCAGGCGCTCTTCGTTGACGCCCCCTGCTCCCAGAGTCAGAATATCTATTTGATTCGTTCGTAAATGCCGGGCCCACAGTTCATCGGAAACGGCTGGGTAGTTTAACGTATCTAGCTTCAA is part of the Candidatus Binatia bacterium genome and encodes:
- a CDS encoding zinc-binding dehydrogenase, with translation MAETSRGVTLLAPDKIEIREYPVPHIPPDGGLIAVERAGVCGSDVKYFHGRIELPLPIILGHEILGRVAKLGRAAASIHGLKEGDRIILKGALGCGRCADCRRGAGRFCKKRTNYGGRTTSAKPPHLFGGFADYVYLAPDVLATRVSDDLLPEAAVLVGAVMANGFQWTVRHGGVKMGDYVLIQGPGQQGLACAFAARQAGAARIMITGIGRDAARLQLAERFGAHRTINVEKENVVEVVRAETGGAMADVVVDVSGNPKAIQTSVECVRRQGTMVLAGLTGDGTVTPMMMDKIVWSEIRLQGAFTADNDAVEATMRLLEATKFPVQEMVSHVFTLEETERCIRAVGGEIPELYPTKALIRP
- a CDS encoding ABC transporter substrate-binding protein — encoded protein: MVVTSSMQGLDLVMIARLGNSMDNRIFGRKGITNIKQIKSLAISRFASNADFAGRYLVERAGLKPDTDVAFLQFGNQSNRIAAIETGRADAAILTPPLTLQARKMGFPLLIDAAKLEIPYSSLFMVTRRSNLSKNRDDLRNYLRALIEGVHYYLANKEYSLKVLAKYMKVGDRDVLEENFREYDFPLKPYPAKEYFALPIQEVGRKDPKVLKEPPERFADSSLVKELDESGFIDKLTKEYGLKK